In one Armatimonadota bacterium genomic region, the following are encoded:
- the ccsA gene encoding cytochrome c biogenesis protein CcsA produces MKPFRHGALGLAMAGMLVFSMLVPNGAGFQDPYLARIMFTHVPCAMICSVLFLISAWHGVALLRSYNDSSAAKMHAAAELASIFAALTMVTGMMFSQVQWGAFWHNDPRQVSFLVVLFIYGGMIALRGAYADQIRRDRNTAWYAVGAILPALFFTFIYPRLKFVEQQSLHPTNTIVQNQLDIYYKIGLYGSLAVLAWLTAEFFRLRTQTELQARFIEDYGNNQIGGRDPARAGVVRPVALSPIDRD; encoded by the coding sequence ATGAAACCCTTCCGCCATGGCGCACTCGGCCTCGCAATGGCCGGGATGCTGGTGTTTTCGATGTTGGTGCCCAACGGGGCCGGATTCCAGGATCCCTATCTGGCGCGGATTATGTTCACGCATGTGCCGTGTGCGATGATCTGCTCGGTATTGTTTTTGATCTCGGCTTGGCATGGGGTTGCATTGCTCAGGTCGTATAACGATTCCAGTGCCGCCAAGATGCACGCCGCAGCGGAACTGGCCTCGATTTTTGCCGCGCTGACGATGGTCACGGGGATGATGTTCAGTCAGGTGCAATGGGGTGCGTTTTGGCACAACGACCCTCGCCAGGTCAGTTTTTTGGTTGTGCTATTCATTTATGGCGGCATGATCGCCTTGCGAGGGGCTTATGCCGACCAGATCCGCCGCGACCGCAACACGGCGTGGTATGCGGTCGGGGCCATTCTCCCGGCATTGTTCTTCACTTTCATCTATCCCCGGTTGAAGTTTGTGGAGCAGCAGTCCCTCCACCCAACAAACACCATCGTTCAGAACCAGCTGGACATTTACTACAAGATCGGGCTGTACGGCTCTTTGGCCGTCCTGGCCTGGCTGACGGCGGAGTTCTTCCGTCTCCGCACCCAAACCGAGCTCCAGGCTCGATTCATCGAAGACTATGGAAACAATCAAATTGGTGGCCGCGATCCCGCCCGTGCTGGTGTGGTTCGCCCTGTGGCTCTATCTCCGATCGATCGCGACTAA
- a CDS encoding heme exporter protein CcmB: MPSGSNRAFASAFRKELQGELRGRHGFFLSGMFGLMAMAAVSFSMANQSPSPMVASGLFSLVVLFSAMTAVPRLYLAEDEQGTFDLVRQWGNCGSLWLGKAVFAAIHQGLTALLLSLLFSGVINLNVENWLLWVLGAGLIGVASANVLSLTSALVVTAANRWVLAVVVAFPLLFPLLFLGIGMHRVAFGQGSLESAYQSLAALVLYAAVPFGIGPMLAESLWDERQTARKGPSPGGGPPQNGGGS, from the coding sequence ATGCCATCGGGCTCTAACCGGGCATTCGCTTCTGCGTTCCGCAAGGAGTTACAGGGTGAACTCCGGGGAAGGCATGGATTTTTTCTCAGCGGGATGTTCGGGCTGATGGCCATGGCCGCGGTTTCGTTTTCGATGGCCAACCAAAGCCCGTCCCCAATGGTGGCGTCCGGCCTTTTTTCCTTGGTTGTGTTGTTCAGTGCGATGACGGCGGTTCCCCGCCTGTATCTGGCCGAGGATGAACAGGGGACATTCGACCTTGTGCGCCAATGGGGCAACTGCGGTTCCTTGTGGTTGGGGAAGGCCGTGTTTGCCGCCATCCACCAGGGCTTGACGGCACTTTTGCTTTCGTTGCTCTTTTCAGGAGTAATCAACCTTAATGTGGAAAATTGGCTGTTGTGGGTCCTTGGAGCGGGTTTGATCGGGGTGGCCTCGGCCAACGTCCTCAGCCTGACTTCTGCGTTGGTGGTGACCGCGGCGAACCGCTGGGTTTTGGCGGTTGTGGTGGCGTTCCCCCTCCTGTTCCCTCTTTTGTTCTTGGGCATCGGCATGCACCGGGTGGCCTTTGGCCAGGGTTCGTTGGAATCGGCCTACCAAAGTTTGGCGGCCCTCGTCTTGTATGCGGCTGTGCCTTTCGGGATTGGCCCCATGTTGGCGGAAAGCCTGTGGGATGAGCGCCAGACGGCGCGCAAAGGCCCCAGTCCAGGTGGCGGCCCGCCGCAGAATGGGGGTGGTTCATGA